In Malassezia japonica chromosome 2, complete sequence, one DNA window encodes the following:
- the DOT1 gene encoding [histone H3]-lysine(4) N-trimethyltransferase (COG:B; EggNog:ENOG503NVIQ), with product MDFFGGKARKGRPPGAAVVTTTRVAQAAPVSQRRQVSSEKRHNALPAAVQERIEKERVAAHQARLAEQVAAADKKRAEAPRPAKKARRVSVSEGEEEPKAKPRSMFDAVPGRPFQYNAPRTIVPKDGYAVLDKEPGAAMSSEALVRTSSATYLPFFEGIPDETVVSLAYPAPDAQESFLLLVPKDTDEYDPIADLLRTVGAIVAHYIPKERQSEFGALEALDVSSSTGVPLAEWRARARTRDSSSRDSTPLVDGASPMSQSLSEDALDTDSILRSFTKARNRRHGGLFVRTVQRFNALLNALKDEGVVEAHLRTLGATHGVPESVWRAVQDQVYARAAAPHVEKLKQYEAFSDNVYGEMLPPFLSEVCRLAQLGPQSVFVDLGSGIGNLIVQASLQTGCAAYGCEYMPIPSELAQAQLRESAARWKMWGLCGGPRMEAWCADFTDSEPVRTVLRDADLVLVNNYAFRPQTNDTLSLLFLDLKEGSVIVSLRSFVPSDFRLTERTLSSPAAILRVEERTYTSGSVSWTAGSGKYYVHVVDRSKVHAYAAALERRRQNP from the coding sequence ATGGACTTCTTCGgcggcaaggcgcgcaaggggcggccgcccggcgccgcggtTGTGACCACGACGCGGGTGGCACAGGCCGCACCGGTGTCACAGAGGCGGCAGGTGTCCTCGGAAAAGCGCCACAATGCGCTCCCTGCGGCCgtgcaggagcgcatcgaaaaagagcgcgtcgcggcgcaccaggcgcgtctcgccgaacaagtcgccgccgcggatAAAAaacgcgccgaggcaccGCGCCCGGCGAAGAAAGCACGCCGTGTATCGGTgagcgagggcgaggaggagccaAAAGCGAAGCCGCGCTCCATGTTTGACGCAGTGCCGGGGCGGCCGTTTCAGTAcaacgcgccgcgcaccatCGTGCCGAAAGACGGGTACGCGGTGCTTGATAAGGAGCCCGGCGCGGCAATGTCGAGCGAAGCACTGGTTCGCACATCCAGTGCGACGTACCTCCCGTTCTTCGAGGGGATTCCCGACGAAACAGTCGTGTCGCTCGCATATCCTGCGCCCGACGCCCAGGAATCGTTCCTGCTCCTTGTGCCCAAGGACACGGACGAGTACGATCCGATCGCCGACCTCTTGCGCACCGTCGGCGCGATCGTCGCCCATTATATCCCAAAAGAGCGCCAAAGCGAGTTTGGAGCGCTCGAGGCACTCGacgtgtcgagcagcaccggcgtgccgctcgccgagtggcgtgcgcgggcgcgcacgcgcgacaGCAGCTCACGCGactcgacgccgctcgtggacggcgcatcgcccaTGTCGCAGAGCCTGTCGGAGGACGCGCTGGACACGGACTCGATCCTGCGCAGCTTTACCAAGGCACGCAACCgccggcacggcggcctGTTTGTGCGCACTGTGCAGCGCTTTAATGCGCTGCTCAACGCACTCAAGGACGAGGGCgtggtcgaggcgcacctgcgcaccctcggcgccacgcacggcgtgcccgagagcgtctggcgcgcggtgcaggACCAGGTGtatgcgcgcgccgctgcgccgcacgtcgAGAAGCTGAAGCAGTACGAGGCGTTCTCGGATAATGTGTATGGCGAGATGCTCCCGCCGTTCCTGAGCGAAGTGtgccgcctggcgcagctcgggcCCCAGTCGGTGTTtgtcgacctcggcagCGGAATCGGCAACCTGATTGTCCAGGCGTCGCTGCAGACGGGATGCGCGGCATACGGCTGCGAGTACATGCCGATCCCcagcgagctcgcgcaggcgcagctgcgcgagtcggccgcgcgctggaAGATGTGGGGCCTCTGCGGCGGGCCGCGCATGGAGGCGTGGTGCGCCGACTTTACCGACTCGgagccggtgcgcaccgtgctgcgcgacgctgaCCTTGTGCTAGTCAACAACTATGCGTTCCGGCCCCAGACGAACGACACGCTCTCGCTCCTGTTCCTCGACCTGAAGGAGGGCTCGGTGATAGtgtccttgcgctcgttCGTCCCGAGCGACTTTCGGCTcacggagcgcacgctctcgTCCCCAGCGGCGAtcctgcgcgtcgaggagcgcaccTATACGAGCGGAAGCGTGAGCTGGACGGCCGGCAGCGGGAAGTACTACGTccacgtcgtcgaccgcaGCAAGGTGCATgcgtacgccgccgcactcgagcggcggcgccaaAATCCGTAG